A window of Leclercia adecarboxylata contains these coding sequences:
- a CDS encoding DeoR/GlpR family DNA-binding transcription regulator produces the protein MLDYAAFPEQRQDLIRQILQENGRVVCAELATRMQVSEHTIRRDLHELSKEGICKKVYGGAVLQLADAGNFISREQKNHAKKITIAQKAATLIKAGSCIFIDTGTTNLALAKALPSDLAVTVVTNSPAIAAELLRHPLCEVIITGGQIQRTSGGTVGATAASQIQGIIFDQAFIGGCAMDPGMGLTGFDFADCEFKKAVISQSSQTIVALTTDKIPGVARFVVAKSRNIDVLVVEADMDSEVTEAFAAQDVRVVRA, from the coding sequence ATGCTCGATTATGCAGCTTTCCCGGAACAACGACAAGATCTGATCCGCCAGATCCTGCAGGAAAATGGCCGGGTGGTATGCGCCGAACTGGCGACCCGGATGCAGGTCTCGGAGCACACCATTCGCCGGGATTTACATGAACTTAGTAAAGAAGGGATCTGTAAGAAGGTCTATGGTGGGGCGGTGCTGCAGCTGGCGGATGCCGGAAATTTCATCAGCCGCGAGCAGAAAAATCACGCAAAAAAAATCACAATCGCGCAGAAAGCGGCAACCCTTATTAAAGCGGGGAGCTGTATTTTTATCGATACCGGCACCACCAACCTCGCGCTGGCGAAGGCGCTGCCGTCAGATCTGGCCGTCACCGTGGTGACCAACTCTCCCGCTATCGCCGCCGAGCTGCTGCGCCATCCCCTGTGCGAGGTGATCATCACCGGCGGGCAGATCCAGCGCACCTCTGGCGGTACGGTAGGGGCCACGGCGGCCAGCCAGATCCAGGGAATTATCTTCGATCAGGCGTTTATCGGCGGCTGCGCGATGGATCCCGGCATGGGACTGACCGGGTTCGACTTTGCCGACTGCGAATTCAAAAAAGCGGTAATTAGCCAGAGCAGCCAGACCATCGTGGCGCTCACCACCGATAAAATCCCCGGCGTGGCGCGCTTTGTGGTGGCGAAAAGCCGCAATATCGACGTGCTGGTGGTGGAAGCCGATATGGATAGCGAGGTAACAGAGGCGTTCGCGGCGCAGGATGTGCGGGTGGTGAGGGCCTAA
- a CDS encoding SH3 domain-containing protein yields MNPFTEVPVSTSVKTLMGVYTRKGSPSVYSPVAGELAEGSVVRIQAAVVGDAVQGNPHWYRIDEDTFIWAGACTRVEPYPAFPPVTRVSWKAVVFEVR; encoded by the coding sequence ATGAACCCGTTCACTGAAGTTCCGGTTTCCACAAGCGTAAAGACCCTGATGGGGGTCTATACCCGTAAGGGGAGCCCGTCCGTTTACTCGCCGGTGGCCGGTGAACTTGCTGAAGGAAGCGTTGTGCGCATTCAGGCGGCGGTGGTGGGCGATGCGGTGCAGGGCAATCCGCACTGGTACCGGATTGATGAGGATACCTTTATCTGGGCGGGAGCCTGCACCCGCGTCGAGCCCTACCCCGCGTTTCCGCCGGTAACCCGCGTCAGCTGGAAGGCGGTGGTGTTTGAGGTGCGTTAG
- a CDS encoding cupin domain-containing protein yields the protein MAYQLNLNWPEFLEKYWQKKPVVLKNALPNFVDPISPDELAGLAMEPEVDSRLVSHKEGKWHASNGPFEHFDGLGETGWSLLAQAVNHWHAPAAELVRPFRVLPDWRLDDLMISFSVPGGGVGPHIDQYDVFIIQGMGSRRWRVGDKLPMRQFCPHPALLHVDPFEPIIDEDLAPGDILYIPPGFPHDGFTHETALNYSVGFRGPNGRDLISSFADYALENDLGGEHYSDPDLTCREHPGRVEAYELERLRKMMIDMISKPDDFKKWFGSFISTPRHELDIAPAEPEYTPEEVLDALMGGETLTRLSGLRVLNIGDSFFINSEQLQTVDATAADALCRYTELGQAELGAALQNPAFVEELTGLINQGYWFFDE from the coding sequence ATGGCGTATCAACTCAACCTGAACTGGCCGGAATTTTTAGAAAAATACTGGCAAAAGAAACCCGTCGTCTTAAAGAACGCACTGCCGAATTTTGTCGATCCTATCAGCCCGGATGAGCTGGCAGGGCTGGCGATGGAGCCGGAAGTGGACAGTCGCCTGGTCAGCCATAAAGAGGGCAAATGGCACGCCAGCAACGGTCCGTTCGAGCACTTCGACGGGCTTGGCGAAACCGGCTGGTCGCTGCTGGCGCAGGCGGTCAACCACTGGCATGCGCCTGCCGCTGAGCTGGTGCGTCCGTTCCGCGTATTGCCGGACTGGCGTCTGGACGACCTGATGATCTCCTTCTCGGTGCCGGGCGGCGGCGTGGGCCCGCATATCGATCAGTACGACGTGTTTATCATCCAGGGGATGGGCAGCCGTCGCTGGCGCGTGGGCGACAAGCTGCCGATGCGTCAGTTCTGCCCGCATCCGGCGCTGCTGCATGTCGATCCGTTTGAGCCGATCATTGATGAAGATCTGGCCCCGGGGGACATCCTCTACATTCCGCCTGGCTTCCCGCACGACGGCTTCACCCATGAGACGGCGCTCAACTACTCCGTCGGCTTCCGCGGGCCAAATGGCCGGGATCTGATCAGCAGCTTTGCCGATTACGCGCTGGAAAACGATCTGGGCGGCGAGCACTACAGCGATCCGGATCTCACCTGCCGCGAGCATCCGGGCCGGGTGGAAGCCTACGAGCTGGAGCGCCTGCGCAAGATGATGATCGATATGATCAGCAAGCCGGACGATTTTAAGAAGTGGTTTGGCAGCTTTATCTCCACGCCGCGCCACGAGCTGGATATCGCCCCGGCGGAACCGGAATATACGCCGGAAGAGGTGCTCGACGCGCTGATGGGCGGCGAGACCCTGACCCGTCTGAGCGGACTGCGGGTGCTGAATATCGGCGACAGCTTCTTTATTAACAGCGAACAGCTGCAGACGGTGGATGCGACGGCGGCGGATGCGCTATGCCGCTACACCGAGCTCGGCCAGGCGGAGCTGGGCGCTGCCCTGCAAAATCCGGCGTTTGTGGAAGAGCTGACCGGGCTGATTAACCAGGGATACTGGTTCTTCGACGAGTAA
- a CDS encoding DUF2767 family protein encodes MVEANRTEISLALGEAVLDVVQKGQEVSRENLARAMKTKAEREKDDERLLDYWKACHILAA; translated from the coding sequence ATGGTAGAAGCGAATCGCACCGAAATATCCCTGGCTCTTGGTGAAGCGGTTTTAGATGTCGTACAAAAAGGCCAGGAGGTGTCGAGAGAGAATCTGGCACGGGCCATGAAAACGAAAGCGGAGCGAGAGAAAGATGACGAGCGTCTTCTTGATTACTGGAAAGCCTGTCACATCCTCGCCGCGTAG
- a CDS encoding DUF2171 domain-containing protein, whose protein sequence is MVNKSEIKDHAQVMASCGTHVGTVDHLDGERIKLAKNDSESGGKHHYIPLEWVDKIDGNNVVLTKNHKEVFAGWQEA, encoded by the coding sequence ATGGTAAACAAGAGTGAAATCAAGGACCATGCTCAGGTAATGGCAAGCTGCGGTACCCACGTCGGTACGGTTGACCATCTTGACGGCGAACGCATTAAGCTGGCGAAAAATGATTCTGAGTCCGGCGGCAAACACCATTATATTCCGCTGGAGTGGGTCGACAAAATTGACGGAAATAATGTGGTTCTGACTAAAAACCACAAAGAAGTTTTTGCCGGCTGGCAAGAAGCCTGA